GAAGAATGTTTTCCCCCATCTGTTCCAATACTTGCTTCCAATCCTCCACTGTCTCGGGAGCATATTGCTTGGCCAGCTCTAGCGGATCAGAGATTTTGACAAAGGAGATCATTTGCGATTTCCCGTCCATGCTTACCATAGTTGCTGCCTGTGTTTTCACATCTTGAATTTCTGTTTGTACTGTGTTTTCCGCAGCATGGGTAATTCCCGGTACAGCGGCTGCGGATAACATAACGGCAGAAAGTACTGTCTTTTTGATTACATTTTGCATGTTCATGAGTGAACACTCCTTTGAAAGATAGATTCTGCAAGCTTCCGTAGGATCGCGGCAGCTTTGGTTCGGTTCGTCTTAGGCAGAAGAGCTCTCTATATTTCTGCTAATGGCCGAGACCTCCCCATATCACGTCGTAGGTTAGTATTGCAGCTCTGGAACTGGCCAGAAATACGAACCAGCATATCAGCATAAAACCGGCCATCAGGCATGCCTTTTTCATCGTTGCAGTTATTTTTCGAATTGGATTCCATCTGTTTTTTGGCACCGTCTAGTCTCCTATTGCTGAAGTGATATTGCCCCGCTTGATGTTCCATAGGCGCTTGCAGGTATTAGTGTAAGAAACGTCTATGTCATGCCGTTGGTGGATTTGTGGAAAAACAATGGCATTCGCCCTGCCGCCCTGAATTCGTTGTTATACTGATGTAGGAGAAACCGCTGGAGGACATGAAAATGAATAATCAATATGTGATTGCCGTCGTCGATGACGATTCAAATATTCGAAATTTGGTAGAGGCTTATCTACAGAAGGAAAATTACCGTACCGTCGGTCTGAGCAGTGCGGAAGAGGCCTGGAATCTTTGGAGAGACCATCCGCCCGATTTATGGGTGCTGGATATTATGCTGCCCGGCATGGACGGGTATGAATTTTGCAGACGCATCCGCAACGAAGCGGAGGTGCCTATTATTATGATTTCCGCACGGGATAGCGAAGTTGATAAAATCCTGGGCCTGGAGCTTGGCAGCGACGACTATTTGGTCAAGCCGTTCAGTCCGCGCGAGTTGGTGGCCCGTGTCAAAAGACAGCTTCAGCGCTGGTATAAGCTAAATCAGTCTGAGGAGCCCGCAATTCCTTCTCAACCTATACAGATCGTGCTTGGCCGACTGCTGCTGCTGCCGGAAGAGCGCCGAGCTTTTTGGGACGGAGAGGAAGTGGATCTGACTAGCAAGGAATTTGTGATGCTGCGGGTGTTCGCGGAGAATCCGAATCGCGCCTTTACGCGGGATGAATTGCTGGCTTATGTATGGGGGGATGATTATTTCGGCAGCGATCGGGCAGTGGACCATTTGATCAAACGGGTGCGCAAAAAAATCGGAGATCTTCCCATTGAAGCGATATGGGGGCATGGTTACCGGATGAGAAATGATGGAGGTGGAAAGGTAGAATGAAACTCGTACATCAGATCAATCTGGCTTTTGGCATTGCAATGGTGTTGGTATTGTCGGTTGCCGGAATCGTCATTCACTATGTATTGCTGGATCACCTGATCGGAGCGCAACGGGAGGATCTAAGGGCGATGAGTATTGAAATGACATCTTTACTCAAGGAGGATTATCCCCAGGTGACCGGTGTCTCGGTGACAAAATTCCCGACTGAGCTTCCAATGACTGCTCCTTACTCGGACATTAGTGCCGTTCTGACCGATCAGACGGGCAGTGTGATTGCGGCGTCTCCATTAACCTATACAACCAAGAAGGTAGAGACGCTGGCCGCGGCTACAATCAGCACGGCTTCCAGCGTCAAGAGCATTCAGGCAGGATCGGATAAAAACTTCATTACGGTAGAAAAATTAACGCCTCAAGGAAAACTGACACTGTACACGCCAACCAGCAAAGTCCGGACTATTGAACAGGCTCTGCTGAAGCGATTGCTCATTATTTTCGGCGCTGCCGGTTTAGCCATGATTCTTCTTAGTATCTTTATTACTAAAAGGCTGATTAACCCGTTAATCCGACTTCGCAATGAACTGAATAAAGTCAAACAGCGCCAGTTCTCGGACGTGGCCCTCATTAAGGCAGGAGGGGAGATCGGCTCGGTCGCTCAATCGGTGCATGAGATGGCAACAGAGTTGAACCACTTCAATCAAGTACAGAAGCAGTTCTTCCAAAATGCATCCCATGAATTAAAAACGCCGCTGATGTCTATTTCCGGTTATGCGGAGGGGATCCGGGACGGTGTCTTTGAGGGAGATAATGTCCGGAGAGGACTGGACATCATTATGGATGAGAGCGCCCGACTTAAGAAGCTCGTGACCGAGATGACGCTTCTAGCCAAACTGGATAGTGAAGAGGATGTGTTCAGAAGCGAGGAGATTTCCCTGGAGGAACTGCTGACAGAAACCGTAGAGCGGCTGAATCCACTACTCGTCAAGCAGGAGATCACTCTTCATACGGAATACGGGAGTCTCGGAGCAGTCAAGCTGCGCGCAGACCGCGACAAGCTGCTGCAGGCGATGCTGAATATTGTCTCCAATGCAGTGCGTTATGCGCAGCATCATATCTATATTCATGCCGAGCTATGCAAGGGGCAGATCATAATCAATGTTAGCGATGACGGACCAGGAATACCGGAGGAACTGCTGCCGTATCTGTTCCATCGCTTTGTCAAAGGCAAAGACGGCGAATCCGGGCTAGGGCTTGCCATCTCGCGTGCGATTGTTGAGCGCTGCGGGGGACTCATTCAGGCGGGTAATGGAAGTAAAGGTGGAGCGGTCATTTCGTTGAAGTTTCCGGGAGTAGTCTAGATTATTCCAGGTATAAGACCAGGGTTGGCTGTTGATCATGGAACATGAAGGAGCCAGCCCTGTTAACTTTTAGCAGCATGTTTTCGTACATAATTATAGTGCTGTCCAACCGTCTGGCTGTCCGGGCGGTTTTTTGTAATGTAAAGAAGTGTATATTGTCAGCGAAAAAATCCCTGTTATATGATAAAGGTGGATTATTCATCCATCTTTTTGAAGTAAAATGGTTTTTTCCTGCATCCATGTCAAGCAAGGTCGTTTCATCAAATCCAAAAGCATATGGAGGGACTATGAAGAAAATCATTTTGAAAGCCATTTCAACCATGCTGGTGTTAGCTATGATGTTGACACCTGTAGCTCAGTCGGCAACTGTCCATGCCCAGACTGCTTCCAAGCAAGCTGTGAAAGAGTCATCTTCGCAGACGAATCTGGCACTGAATAAGCCGGTCTTCGCCTCGGGGAATGAAGTGGAGGCATTGAAACCGGAGCTGGCTGTAGATGGGAAGGGGAATACCAGATGGTCATCCCCTTACAAGGATGATCAATGGTTTTACGTGGATCTTGGTGCGAAGAAGGATATCGACCGCGTTGTGATTCGTTGGCAAACCCCGGCGGAAAGCTACAAAATCCTTGTATCTGATGACGCCAAGCGCTGGAAGAATGTAAGAGCAGATGGCGGCACCATCACAAGCAAGGGCGGCGTAGAAACCGTGGATTTCCCGCTGCTTCAGGCAAGATACGTGAAATTCCAGGGGGTCAAGCGGGCTCCGGTTGAAGGCAAGTTGTACGGATACTCTTTTTATGAATTCGAAGTATACCAATTGCATGATCTTAGGACGATTGTGGACAACGTAACAGCAGCGCTTAAGGTAACTGCTGGACAGACGAAGCTCAATTGGTCTGCAGCCCACATCCCTCAAGATTATGAGGTTACCTTGTATGGCAGTGACCGATTGCCTGTAATTGATTTGGAAGGCAATATTCACGAGCCCTTAGTGAATGCCAAGGTAAATCTGATCATCCAGGTCACGGATAAGAAGAATCCAAACCGCAAGCTGCTCTCCGATAATATCTTGGTTATAGTACCAGGACAGCATAAACAAACTGCAGATCGCAATGCCGAACCGGACGTGATTCCATCCCTGCGGGAATGGTACGGCAGCAAGGGCGATTATACACTGACGAAATCGTCGCGGATCGTCGTGGATTCGAAGGATCGGGATATTCTACAGAATGCCGCCGAATTAACGCGCCAGGATTTGCAGGATATTACGGGATTCGATCTCGTGATTGAGTATGGGAAGCCGAAGAAAGGCGATTTGTACCTAGCGATTGATCCTTCTCTGACATGGCTTGGCGATGAAGGGAATCTGTTCCGGGTTGAGGATTACGTCTCCATGACCTCATCTACTGCCCAAGGTGTCTTTTTCGGCACAAGAACTGCACTACAAATTATTAAGCAGCATCCAAACCGGACCATTCCGCGAGGAGAGGCCAGAGATTATCCGAAATACGAGCAGCGTGGGCTGATGATCGATGTTGCTCGTAAGTACTATACGATCGATTTCCTGCAGAGCTATGTGAAGCTGCTGTCTTGGTACAAGATGAATACATTCCAGATTCACTTGAACGACAGTGTTGGAACACCATTCAAGGACGGCACGAAGGCTGCCTTCCGGCTGGAGAGCAGCACTTATCCGGGATTGGCTAGTCCCAATGGCCATTATACGAAGCAGGAATTTAAGGACCTACAGCTTATGGGTAAGGAATATGGCGTGAACGTTATTCCAGAGATTGATACGCCGGGGCATTCTCGCGTGTTCACTTCTTATAACCCATCCTTGGGTAATCCGTCCCTGGAAGACAACAATATGCTCGACATTTCCAAACCGGAGACGGTGCAGTTCGTCAAATCCCTTTTAGATGAGTATCTGGACGGCAATGACCCGACTTTCATCGGACCTGATATTAACATAGGCACGGATGAATATAAGGGCGATACAGAAGTCTTCCGCGGGTATATGGATACTCTCATCAAGTATATTAACAGCAAAGGCAAACGTCCTCACTTATGGGGCGGGCTTACCCATTATAACGGAGTGACGCCGATTAGTACGGATGCCACGATGGATATTTGGCATGAACCTTATGGTGCTCCGCAGCAAGCGGTGGATCTCGGCTATGATGTCATCAATGCCCAGAATACTTACATGTATATCGTTCCTACCGTATATGGGAACTACCTCAATACCCAGCTCCTTTATAATGAATGGGAGCCTGTCAAATGGGAGACAACGACGCTTCTACTCGGCCATCCACACGTCAAAGGCGGTATGTTCTGCTTATGGAACGATGCTTCAGAAGTGAACGGATTGTCGATGGATGATTCGCATGACCGTATGCTCCCTGGAATTCAGGTCGTTGCGGAGAAAATGTGGACCGGGACGAGGGAGGACAGATCCTTCGAACGATTTGAGCAGCGGAAGAAGAAGATCGGTGATGCGCCAACTGCGAATCTGTCCCATAAGGTTGCCATCAACAATGAAGATAACAGTGTCATTCAATATCTGTTCGAGAAGGGATTTGAGGATGCCTCCGGCAATCATTATGATGGCAAGGGCGTGAATGTTGACATTACGCAGGGAAAATATGAGAACGGCGTGCGGCTGAATGGGGGGGAGAGCTATATTGAGACTCCGGTTGAGACCGTTGGCTTTGACTGGACGGCCTCCATGTGGATTAAGCCCGATCCAGGCAATCCGGCCGATGCGGTTCTGATGGAATCACCTGTAGGAACGCTGAAGCTGAAGCAGGGCAGCACAGGCAAGCTTGGCTTTACGAAGGAGCACTATGATAGCACGTTTAACTATACCGTTCCAGAAGGCAAAT
The window above is part of the Paenibacillus lutimineralis genome. Proteins encoded here:
- a CDS encoding response regulator transcription factor, producing the protein MNNQYVIAVVDDDSNIRNLVEAYLQKENYRTVGLSSAEEAWNLWRDHPPDLWVLDIMLPGMDGYEFCRRIRNEAEVPIIMISARDSEVDKILGLELGSDDYLVKPFSPRELVARVKRQLQRWYKLNQSEEPAIPSQPIQIVLGRLLLLPEERRAFWDGEEVDLTSKEFVMLRVFAENPNRAFTRDELLAYVWGDDYFGSDRAVDHLIKRVRKKIGDLPIEAIWGHGYRMRNDGGGKVE
- a CDS encoding sensor histidine kinase — its product is MKLVHQINLAFGIAMVLVLSVAGIVIHYVLLDHLIGAQREDLRAMSIEMTSLLKEDYPQVTGVSVTKFPTELPMTAPYSDISAVLTDQTGSVIAASPLTYTTKKVETLAAATISTASSVKSIQAGSDKNFITVEKLTPQGKLTLYTPTSKVRTIEQALLKRLLIIFGAAGLAMILLSIFITKRLINPLIRLRNELNKVKQRQFSDVALIKAGGEIGSVAQSVHEMATELNHFNQVQKQFFQNASHELKTPLMSISGYAEGIRDGVFEGDNVRRGLDIIMDESARLKKLVTEMTLLAKLDSEEDVFRSEEISLEELLTETVERLNPLLVKQEITLHTEYGSLGAVKLRADRDKLLQAMLNIVSNAVRYAQHHIYIHAELCKGQIIINVSDDGPGIPEELLPYLFHRFVKGKDGESGLGLAISRAIVERCGGLIQAGNGSKGGAVISLKFPGVV
- a CDS encoding discoidin domain-containing protein; its protein translation is MKKIILKAISTMLVLAMMLTPVAQSATVHAQTASKQAVKESSSQTNLALNKPVFASGNEVEALKPELAVDGKGNTRWSSPYKDDQWFYVDLGAKKDIDRVVIRWQTPAESYKILVSDDAKRWKNVRADGGTITSKGGVETVDFPLLQARYVKFQGVKRAPVEGKLYGYSFYEFEVYQLHDLRTIVDNVTAALKVTAGQTKLNWSAAHIPQDYEVTLYGSDRLPVIDLEGNIHEPLVNAKVNLIIQVTDKKNPNRKLLSDNILVIVPGQHKQTADRNAEPDVIPSLREWYGSKGDYTLTKSSRIVVDSKDRDILQNAAELTRQDLQDITGFDLVIEYGKPKKGDLYLAIDPSLTWLGDEGNLFRVEDYVSMTSSTAQGVFFGTRTALQIIKQHPNRTIPRGEARDYPKYEQRGLMIDVARKYYTIDFLQSYVKLLSWYKMNTFQIHLNDSVGTPFKDGTKAAFRLESSTYPGLASPNGHYTKQEFKDLQLMGKEYGVNVIPEIDTPGHSRVFTSYNPSLGNPSLEDNNMLDISKPETVQFVKSLLDEYLDGNDPTFIGPDINIGTDEYKGDTEVFRGYMDTLIKYINSKGKRPHLWGGLTHYNGVTPISTDATMDIWHEPYGAPQQAVDLGYDVINAQNTYMYIVPTVYGNYLNTQLLYNEWEPVKWETTTLLLGHPHVKGGMFCLWNDASEVNGLSMDDSHDRMLPGIQVVAEKMWTGTREDRSFERFEQRKKKIGDAPTANLSHKVAINNEDNSVIQYLFEKGFEDASGNHYDGKGVNVDITQGKYENGVRLNGGESYIETPVETVGFDWTASMWIKPDPGNPADAVLMESPVGTLKLKQGSTGKLGFTKEHYDSTFNYTVPEGKWTHLTFKGDNKGVTLFVNIDEYVERMEETYPKMNTLVLPTLRIGSATNAFKGVLDNVMIYNKAIDLQNSDNLALHQKAESSATEFPYYSPDMAVDGDVSPTSRWSSAYVDDAWFMVDLGDIKDISKVIIRWQAAYAEKFKLLVSTDKKNWTSVSGDKDGVIHSKGNLDIITFDAKQARYVKFQGVKRATVFGNSFFEFEVYGADHIQEYKQLIAQMDELLQQIGNNGKLHKQLLQVLNRYPYDVNRELRPMQDLINTAGAK